GGGCCACAGTAAATAGCCAGGAGCAGAAAAGGTTACTGATGGATTTGGATATTTCCATGAGGACCGTGGACTGTCCTTTTACGGTCACCTTTTATGGCGCACTCTTCCGTGAGGTAGGTGATCCTTCCCTTCAAACTCCAAGGAGAGCAGTAGCTTAACAAGAAGTTTCCCTGATCACATAAACGCCATACACAGTCACAGCGCTCTTTCTTGTCTGACACGTCTTCTGTAGCGTTTCATGCTTGTGAAATGTTGGTGCAAATTTGGCTTGAAACCACGATACTTTCAAATGCGTTTAGCCCTTTTAAAATGCTGAGgccccctttctcctttctgttttgGTTTGTCTGTTTTGCCAGAACTGTCTCTATCAAGAGTCTGTAGACTGATTTGGATAGATTCCTTAAAATCTGAAATCCTCTGGTCTTTGGCCTCTTGCTATACTTCAGGTAGCCTTGTGTACCATGTGGGCTTACATTTACCTCTTTGCTCTGCCTCTCTTTCTCACTTCACGACGATGTGGGTTACGATGCTTCATCTCCCTCTTAAAAGCAGCCTTTTGATAAACTACCGCCAGCGGTCAGCATGGGAGGTCAGACCTGGAGCAGGTATCTGGACTTAACTCCCAGAGGGCAGTGACAGTAAAGGCTTAGACTTCTGAGTTCTATTGCTTGTGGCTATTAGTGTGTAGATCCTCCTTTTCATTAAGGAGTGGGTGATCACCGGCAAGTCGGCTTGGCTGTCTGCTAGTTTGTTCTTTGGAGGTAATCTTGCCTGTTTATAAATCCCTTTGAGAGCTTGAAGGGATTAGTACATTTCCTCCAAAACTCAAGCAAGAAACGGTCCGTTCTTCCTGACAGGTGCTAACTGTTTCcgccttttttcccttttccatccTCTCTAACCACCTCTGAACCGACCGGCCTCTAGGGGGATGTCTGGATCTGCATGGAGCTCATGGACACGTCCCTAGATAAATTCTACAAACAAGTGATTGATAAAGGCCAAACAATTCCAGAGGACATCTTAGGGAAAATAGCAGTTTCTGTGAGTACATCATGAACCCCACTTCAAGGAGCATGTGAGGAGTCTGGGCCTTATGTGCCCTTGTACCCCCAGTATGGGCAAACACTACCTGGACCATAGCTCCCATCCCGTACGTGTCTGTTGAAGGCTTGAGTGCATCTGTGGATGGATCAACTAATGCTTTTCTTTCTGGGCATTATGTAAAAGAATCTACTCCTGACTTGGTTGGGTAAACTCTCAGTTAAGGTGCCTCTAAGCAGTACATTCATCTGTTTTGACCACGTTCCTGGTGTCACTGTCCTGATATTAGttgcttttgattttcatttgtagAGTTCTAAATGTTTTCTTAGGATCAACAGGCATAGgaggaagcagaagaaaatgaGATGAAGGGCTGCTCCCTTCATGGTTCCTGAGGCCCAGGAgggtggagagaaaaaaatgctggaggccaaatgaaaatcaaaatgtatGAGTGAGACATCCTCTCTGCTATGGGGTATAGTCCTCTCTGGTGTGCGGAATCCAATTTGTGTGACTTCCTGTGTATTTTCCTGGATAGGAACGCCACTATCTGAGAAGATACTTCTCCTTGTGACCTTAAGCCAGGGATGATAGACCTGGATATGCTTAACATTCAGTTTCTTTCCAGTGATGGGGGGAATAAACCCACCTTGTGTTTCTCTTGCAGATTGTAAAAGCATTAGAACATTTACACAGTAAGCTCTCTGTCATTCATCGAGGTAAGTATCCATGGAGCTGCCTTGGCTGTtccttttatcaattttatttcttttacctgagttttatctttttttttttcctccccagtgGATGGAATTGAGTCAGGCAAGAGAACGGAGGAGGGGCTTTCCTTTGGGACTGGATAGCAAATCATATACAAGTAGCTGTTCTTTAACTTGTCTGAGAGCATCATCAGAAGACGTGGGTTTATATTAAAACTTGAATATAAAATGCCTGTTACCAAGCAGAGCTGTGGTATTACCCATTGAGAACTTTAGAGAATAGGATAAAAATTCACCTAGTGTTGGCCGTCActtgagagcttgttagaaaagcAGAACCGTGCGTCCCaagaccaactgaatcagaatctgcattttaacaagattcccaggtgattcttggGCACATGAAAGTGGTATAAAGCACAGCCCTTTCAGACAGCAGGATTCAGgataagatgaaaaaaattggaagatatggctcttcctcttctccctccttccttttctcccttcctgttatcttttcatccatccatccatccatccacccatccattcttTCTTACATCTTTCTTCCATGCCTTCAACCATCCGTATACCTTTTGTAATCATTGTCCAACATTTACACAGCACTATGTTTATACAGCACTATAATAGATGCCCTGACAGGTAtctgagaagaaaatatattcttattCAAATTCTACATAGGGATTCTTGATAGGGAAATAAGACAAATATATAACAAACACCTGGGGGAAAAACCACGTTAGAAATATGAATATACCATATATGGAAGTAGTAGAGGTAGAATACAAAACAAGGAAATGATTAGTACTGGGTGACCATAGTCAAGGAAAGCTTCTTGGAAGAGATATGTTTAATCAGGTCTCCGAAAAAATTTATGGAAAGTACTGATCGCTAATAGGGTATTGTGATTTGATAATTCTTACACTCTCTGAGCCTGAAAGTAATGTAAGAAGCTTCAAACAGTATTCCTATTatgactgttattattattatcatcgttatcattaaaaatggggaaaatatggaggaagaggaaaagaagaaagtgggAAGGAATTCAGATAGGAGGAAGAATGTGGATTATCCACAAATGTGAAACTGACTTTTAAAGGcttatttcaaaattataaaatatttcattcataGTAGAGAATGtttataaagtataaaaaataatagaatgaaATTTGTATATCTGCTGTTTAGTTTAAGGGAAAAATTATAAAGGATGGTTTTTAAAGTTCTTagaataacttttttcttttcagtacaTGACCTTTGTGAAGAGTGTCACTAGGGAAAAAATTAACTGtcatttctaattccattatCGAGACATAACAATGGTCCATCTATTTGGGGAGTGTGTTAGCTCTCTCGAGACTGAAGGGTTCATTTAAGAACTGCAGAATGAAACCTCTTTATCCACATGTATATTCTGTGACCTGCCTCCTGGTCTGGAATATCTGGGTTTATGATGAGTTAACACCTTGTGACCTCTGACACACTTCCGGCAGAAGCGTCCATCAAAACTGGTTGCTTTGATCGTATTTGGTGTATTGTTATGTCACAGTCTGCCTTTTCAGTCCACTAAATGCGCAACAGATCATTATGAACTGggcttttaaaacacttttactGTCACAAGAACACTTAGCATGAGCTCTACCCTCATTAACAAATTCTAAGGGGCACAATATAGAATTGTTCATCACAGGGGCAATGTTGTAACGAccgatctctagaacttattcatctaacGTGACAGAGATGATTGGCCCATGGGGCTAGGCGTTCGATTCAATCATCAATTTTTAAGTTCTTACTGCATGTACGAGGGCAATGAAGATGAGAAATTAGATAGAGGAAACAGTTTTCTCCATTGACGGATTCCCAATCTGACAAGAAGGACACAACGTGAAagagaacaggggtccccaacccccgggctttGGACTTGTACCGGTCGGTGGCgcgttaggaaccgggccgcacagcaggaggtgatcagcgggcgagcgagcaaagcttcatctgccgctccccatcgctccccgtgGCTCGCATTGCGGCCTGAACCATCCCCGCCCACCGCCATCCCCACCGTGGAAAAaccgtcttccacgaaaccggtccctggtgccaaaagggtTGGGGACCACTGAAATAGAAAGCAGACTACTAACCCAAGATCCAGTAGAACAAGAATTAATGACATAAGACTGAATGAactaatgaaaaacatttttgtgACTATTCATTTTGAATACTGTTGATATCATTTTATGGTCTATCTTCCATGTATATAAGaatgtcctttctctttctccctaagCTTTCCGTAATCCAAATCAACTTAGTAAATTCTACTTCTGTAAAttgaaataaaacatttgaaaatgatttaaaaaaagaaaaggaagaacatcaagttgatttttttccccccttttcttagctttgatgtttttcttttttaaaaaaaaaattttattttatgttggagtatagttgatttacaatgttgtatcacAGGGGTGGCGGTTACTTCTGCACTGGGTCTTGAGGAGAaagtgaaggggaaggaggaagggaggttcTGGGGCCCCTGGTGGTAGAGGGATGCTGCTACCACCCTGGGCTCCTGACTGTTCTTGCTTTCAGATGTCAAGCCTTCCAATGTGCTCATCAACACCCTGGGCCAGGTGAAGATGTGCGATTTTGGGATCAGCGGCTACCTTGTTGACTCTGTCGCTAAAACTATTGATGCAGGATGCAAACCGTACATGGCCGTAAGTACAGCAGCCGGGGGTAGCATCGAGAATGTTAACTGCCTTCAAACCATGCCAGGAAGTAGGAAAGGGACGGCCAGGGAGGGAAAACAGAGATGTGCctaagatgcaagaaatattctgtatcttcttttttcttagtaTTTCCTGCCTGAAATACTGAATCCCTTGCTTcatatgtattcttttaaaaaacaaaaatcaggtaAAGGGGACCTCCccggcagtccagcggttaagactccacacttccaatgcatggggtgcgggtttgatccctggttggggaactaagatcccacatgctcttcggtgtggccaaaaaaacaaaataaataacgtcacacaatgttatatgtcaactatatctcagtaaagctggaaaaataaaataaaattaaaaaatatgcaaTGAATTACGTTGCCTGTTTCTACaaattactctttaaaaaaaatcaggcaaaGAGGTATATTCTTTGAAAAAGCAGATGTAATACATAGAGCCCACACAATTTTCCACACTGTGTTGCAGGGAAGTGCTGCCTTGTTTGTTGAgaatagaacagaaaaaagaatttaaattccCCAAACAAGTCAGTTAAGTTAGTCCTGAAGGAACCTCATAGCTATGAAGGTTCATTGTCATTAGCAGAGACCTTGGGACGCCCTTTATCTTATGGGACTTCTACTGTAAATATTCTACTTGGAAATGAACTTGCTCTTGGAATTTAAAAGCTTTCTGTCCATGTTTAGCTAAAAGTTGTTGAGGTCTATTAACACCAGACAGTAGCCCAGTGACTCTGGTTGACTCTTTTTACTGAGTTCTGGACCGTTGGTCTTTTAAACAAGGAAACTTCTAGGCTGACAAAgtaattttataatgtatatcATGTTCTTCATAAGGCAGAATTGAAATTGCTTTTGAATTGAGAGGGGACTCTGATCCATTATTGTCTCCAATAAAAGGTGTGTGGAGAATGAGGAAAATCCCATGGAGACGTTGTTATTTACTGCAGTTAGTGAGCCTCTTGGCCTGGGAGGTATGTTAACAGCTCACAGCAACTCACTGGGCAGCTGGGGACACTCCCACCCCTGAGCCTTTTATGGAGCCAAGAACGTCGTCTcagttgtctttttctgtctcctttccaGCCCGAGAGAATAAACCCCGAGCTCAACCAGAAGGGATACAGCGTGAAGTCCGACATTTGGAGTCTGGGCATCACCATGGTAGTGTATGATAATCATCGTGGACCAGGGTGTTCGGGGCATGAAGTTGAAATGGGGTGGACCTGGAGAACAAGAGGCAGGTGCCTGAGACGCTGGTCTGAGAGAGCAGGAGATTTGGAGCGACCATTGTTTGCAGTGTGGTGTAGCAGAAATACTGAACTGGGATTGGACAAAACCCAGTTCTCTTGATTCTACTTCCAAGTAGTTGTGTGCCCCTGATTCACTGATGGAATCACACAGACTGTCTcactgtcctcatctgtaaaatgagagggtcTGACTACCGTTCTGGATAGTTTTCCTTAtggtttaaaattaaattattctaATCAAGGCATGCAGAAGCTTAAGCTACTCAAAGAGCGCTAATGTGTGTGGACCCtgatagagctttttttttttttttttcaatttttattttatattggagcatagttgattaacaatgttgtgttagtttcatgtgtacagcaaagtggttcagttacacatgttatctattctttttcaaattattttcccatttaggttattacagaatattgagcagagttccctgtgctatacagcaggtccttgttggttatctattttaaatatagtagtgtgtacacgtCAACCCCAAACTCCAAATCTATCCCCCGCCCAGACCCTGATAGAGCTTTGTTATCCAGGACATGGGCTCAGCTTCCCAGAATATGGTTATGACAGAAGTCTTGGCTGTTGAGTACAGGTATAGCCCAAACACACAGTAGCGCATAGGATTATTTCCTCAGGCACAGCCCTGAAAGTACACAATGAGTGCCTGATTTGTAACTTTGCTGATTATAAATTTTCAGTGTATCACCGAGGTCTGGAATGATCCACGGTGGTCCTGTTTCCTTCCCAGACACAGCAGCTGACTAAATCCTGTGAGTTATTTCACATCCCTGCCCAGAAAGCACGTGATCTCGTCACAGCAAAGTGGCCTTTACTCAAGTCCAAAAAAAGATCAGTCATTTGGTCCtagttttttttgtgtttttttgtttttttaaattctagcaCGCGCCCAGCAGATGGCAGCAGATGTACAGCTCTGTAAGAGTCTTAGGGCGAGAATTACTTTTTAGACTCAACATCTGAAAACCTGATCGCTTTACATCCTGAAGTTTCATACTGCTGGCTTACAATTTTATGAAGTGCCACCCCGGGTTTTAGGGAGGACCCAGTTTTAAGTAGGCTTAAGTGGCTGTCTCCGGTATGATGTTATCTGAAAAGCCCTAGCACTAGGACTTGGAGGAAAACTGCTAGAGAACACAGCGTtagtttccccctccccacagttCACTCGATGGTCACCATCGTGCCTCCCTCCGGCTCTCCTGGAGCCAGTGGATTCCCTAGCGGACCCCCTCTGTACCAAGCACCCCGTGTAAGCGCCTGTCTCCttgtctccctcccccctctagATCGAGCTGGCCATCCTTCGGTTTCCCTATGACTCGTGGGGAACCCCTTTTCAGCAGCTCAAACAGGTGGTGGAGGAGCCGTCGCCACAACTCCCCGCAGAGGAGTTCTCCGACGAGTTTGCCGACTTCACCTCGCAGTGGTAAGAGAGCCCGTCTCAGAGGCCAGCGTGAAGGGGCGGAGGAGTTCTCGTGACCTCCCCGTCGCTTGAACCCGCGATGCACACATCCGTCCCCAGAGCACTGGCGGCGCCTGTCCTTGCTGCTGAGCAAGAAAGACGGCTCTGCCCCTCCCGCGCCGAGCTCAGAGCCAAGGAGGGGGTGCCCACAGTCAGTCACTCTAGGCCATACTGCGAGTCCAGacatagagacacacacagggTATTCGGGGAGAGCAGAGGACAGCACTGGGTTGAGTTTCTGGACGAAATAAATGCTGAGCTGGGACCCTGTGAGGTACGTCCAAGCGAAAGGGAAACAGGGGAAGAAGaggtattccaggcagaagggacaCCGTGCATCATATCGCAAAGGGGAGAAACTCTTTTATGGGAGTTTTAAGCCATGCGATGTTGACCAGAGCATAAGGAGAAAGGTGGGTGGACCCACCGGAGGATTAGGGATGCAGAGTAGGTACGACACACAGAACGACCCTGGATAGAAGACAGAGGCTACTTTCAGAGCCTTCCTTAGGCACCTAGAAGTCTTACAAAGTAGTTCTAGTGTCTGTAGGCTGATTCTTACAGAACACTTGCTAACTTATGGATATGCTTGCCCATAAGCGTACAGTGGACAGtactgggcgggggtgggggtctgagaagggaaaacaaaaaagttgGAAGGAACCACGCTCATGCTGTAAACTTTTGTTTCCATGGAAATTGACAGTGGAATTGAGGAAACCTGGAGATGGGATTGTTTTCTCCAGAAAATCTAGTGATTTCTGTCTGCGTAGGGACCATGGTGCTTGCTTGGCATGCTTTGATACTAATGATCATCGCAAGCGATGCTGGAAAGAGGCGGCTGCGTTGGAGCCGAGGTGGCTTTCTGGGCGCCTCCGGAGCAGATGAGCCCTGGAGGAAGGGACTCAAGAGGTGGCGAGAGGCCCAGCTGTGATCCTCAGAGAGGAGCAGTCTGGCCACTGGCTGCTAAGGAAGGGGCTGGGGTTCTGAAGGCTGTTTGAGAGTCTGGCTTCCTCAAGGTTATCGTTCCTTGGCCTCCACGCCCTTTGGAAGAAGCCTTCTGAATACGGCTTTTATTAGGAAACATGAGTTAAGACCAAGCAGCTGCCTATTGCTTATGAAACTAAGGCCTCTAGACTTTCCATCAGCTCTAAGCCCATGTCACCCCGGGTGCTCTTCCCTAAGGATGTATGCGGCTGAGGTGCCATCGTTTCCGGTGTAGCTCTGGCTGAATGGCCAGAGGGGGCTGTAGGACAGTGTGCTGCTGGGTCCTCCGGATACGTGCATCCTCTGGGCCCTGGGGATGCAtcctcccctctgctctccttGCCTGAGTATACCGGGAGTGGCGGCACACCTGCCAGGCTGAGACGGCTTCTGGATTTTTGCCTTCTGCTTTTGAGAACTTGGTGTTTGTTTTCCTTATCCTCAAATGTTTAAAGGTCGCCTAGGAAAACGGATTGAGTCATCCTGGATAGTTCACACTGATAGTTTTCAAGAAGGGTGATAATGGAGAAGGACCTTCTGTAAGGAAGCCTTTTCAAGCTCTCTACTTTATAAGCTGTCTCCCACCTGGCCCCCTTTCCCAAGATTCTGGGAGCTTCAGGAAACCTTGCTAAGAACAAGGCTGGTGTGAAAAGTCTGAGAAAGCCACGTTGCCTGCTGTGAACCAGCAGTTTCATCTGATagttctcaactctggctgcTCGTTTCTGAGATGTGCCGTCACCTAGGCCTTGGCCTCAGAGACTCTGATCTAATTGGCCCGGGGAGTGTCCTGAATATCAGTCCTGTTCAAACGTTCTCAAATCATTCTACTCTAGGGCTGCGGTGAGAACCCATGATTTACATCTGTGCTCTAGGGACCCGTTTATTAACTGCTTCCTATTCAGAAAGCTCCTTTTCATCTGCAATTTATTGAAAAATCGTTGGATTACTTTCTCTTTTACCAGTTTTCTTCTCTTACTTAGAACTTCCCCTAACGAGTCAGAGTGTTAAAgctttttacagatattttaaaaatgaaagctttGGAAAACATACATGTTTTCTAATTTCAACGTACGCACACATTTGTGGGAACTGCAGATACCTGTACTGCTGCTCTTTATATAGCGACCGCCCTGGCCCACCCTCCCCGCCACGGAACATGAGAGTGTCTTCATGGCCACCCCGCTGAGGTCTCTGTTCCCCTCTcgttttctctcattttcagtcCCAGCTACTATGGTTCATTAATCTAAAAATTTTGAGCCACAGACATTTCCCAGCTTTCTCGGAATTGTTAATTCCGTTAATACTGCTGATTCTTTGTCATTTCATTTGCACTCAAGTCAGCCAGTCTAGCTTGTTTATGGGcttacttaaaataataataataataataattgaaacaAAACTCAAATCGCTTTAACTTTGAAGTTGTCAAAGAATAAATTCTTCCTCAAGACTTCTGAGTGTAGTGGCTCCTGTAGAATGATACCTAAGATCAATTGTATAAAATCGTCATTTTTGTTGTTATGAGAATTGAGAGGTTGAAAGGGAGCAGCATTAATTCTGAATTTTATGAGCATTCCTACCTATCCTCAGTTGGATTTTTTAGGAGTCCCAGGCTCTCCTGTTTCAGATGCCAGGTGCATCGTTTTTTGCCTACTATAAACCaccaatatattttctttgatacCCCCTTAGTGTGAACATTGTTTTGAAGTCAGCTGAGTTGGGAAAGTTGTCTAATACTTCAAAAAAGAGTATTGATTTTTGGGGGGATTTTACGAATGGCTTAGATCTTTATggaagcaattttatttttcacgTGTATTAGCATACAGATACGCACCTGCCCACAATAGCAGTCTAGGTATTCACTTGTTTTATTACTGACAGTTTTAAGTTTGATTTGGGGCTGGgtggaaagaatggaaaaatgatCATTACCTAAAAAAACGcctcttttatttcttgatgAAAGAAAGATGTAGCCTATGAGTGTTAGCTCCCTTTCATACCTGGTTCCTCCATTTTCCTGTGTATTTTTGAGGCACATCTTCATGAAAGGACCCCTTTTTGAGTGACCTCTgtgtgttttttgtatttttatgataTAGTCAGGCTATGATCCTTCAGGACTTCTCAAAAAGTCCAACTCTTTGTGGAAAGTGGGGAAGAAGGACTACAGATTTGGACA
This is a stretch of genomic DNA from Eschrichtius robustus isolate mEscRob2 chromosome 20, mEscRob2.pri, whole genome shotgun sequence. It encodes these proteins:
- the MAP2K6 gene encoding dual specificity mitogen-activated protein kinase kinase 6 isoform X1; its protein translation is MPNSQQGEKGRSSWVKRIGSLILTFPPGLVKNLTRDLSLHLGSSAQPGDWSLSFTAVLVGGKKRNPGLKIPKEAFEQPQTSSTPPRDLDSKACISIGNQNFEVKADDLEPIVELGRGAYGVVEKMRHVPSGQIMAVKRIRATVNSQEQKRLLMDLDISMRTVDCPFTVTFYGALFREGDVWICMELMDTSLDKFYKQVIDKGQTIPEDILGKIAVSIVKALEHLHSKLSVIHRDVKPSNVLINTLGQVKMCDFGISGYLVDSVAKTIDAGCKPYMAPERINPELNQKGYSVKSDIWSLGITMIELAILRFPYDSWGTPFQQLKQVVEEPSPQLPAEEFSDEFADFTSQCLKKNSKERPTYPELMHHPFFTLHESKATDVASFVKSILGD
- the MAP2K6 gene encoding dual specificity mitogen-activated protein kinase kinase 6 isoform X2 — translated: MSQSKGKKRNPGLKIPKEAFEQPQTSSTPPRDLDSKACISIGNQNFEVKADDLEPIVELGRGAYGVVEKMRHVPSGQIMAVKRIRATVNSQEQKRLLMDLDISMRTVDCPFTVTFYGALFREGDVWICMELMDTSLDKFYKQVIDKGQTIPEDILGKIAVSIVKALEHLHSKLSVIHRDVKPSNVLINTLGQVKMCDFGISGYLVDSVAKTIDAGCKPYMAPERINPELNQKGYSVKSDIWSLGITMIELAILRFPYDSWGTPFQQLKQVVEEPSPQLPAEEFSDEFADFTSQCLKKNSKERPTYPELMHHPFFTLHESKATDVASFVKSILGD